One window from the genome of Macaca fascicularis isolate 582-1 chromosome 7, T2T-MFA8v1.1 encodes:
- the LRP10 gene encoding low-density lipoprotein receptor-related protein 10 isoform X2 — protein MLRAVYYQCPTFLSPACEDPPAVLLEVQGTLQRPLVRDSRSSPANCTWLILGSKEQTVTIRFQKLHLACGSEHLTLRSPLQPPISLCEAPPSPLQLPGGNVTITYSYAGARAPMGQGFLLSYSQDWLMCLQEEFQCLNHRCVSAVQRCDGIDACGDGSDEAGCSSDPFPGLTPRPIPSLPCNLTLEDFYGVFSSPGYAHLASVSHPQSCHWLLDPHDGRRLAVRFTALDLGFGDAVHVFDGPGPPESSRLLRSLTHFSNGKAVTVETLSGQAVVSYHTVAWSNGRGFNATYHVRGYCLPWDRPCGLGSGLGAGEGLGERCYSEAQRCDGSWDCADGTDEEDCPGCPPGHFPCGAAGTSGATACYLPADRCNYQTFCADGADERRCRHCQPGNFRCRDEKCVYETWVCDGQPDCADGSDEWDCSYVLPRKVITAAVIGSLVCGLLLVIALGCTCKLYAIRTQEYSIFAPLSRMEAEIVQQQAPPSYGQLIAQGAIPPVEDFPTENPNDNSVLGNLRSLLQILRQDMTPGGGSGARRRQRGRLMRRLVRRLRRWGLLPRTNTPARASEARSQVTHSAAPLEALDGGTGPACEGGAVGGQDGEQAPPLPIKAPLPSASTSLAPTTVPEAPGPLPSLPLEPSLLSGVVQALRGRLLPSLGPPGPTRSPAGPHTAVLTPEDEDDVLLVPLAEPGVWVAEAEDEPLLT, from the exons ACAGCCGCAGCTCCCCTGCCAACTGCACCTGGCTCATCCTGGGCAGCAAGGAACAGACTGTCACCATCAG GTTCCAGAAACTACACCTGGCCTGTGGCTCAGAGCACTTAACCCTACGCTCCCCTCTCCAGCCACCGATCTCCCTGTGTGAGGCACCTCCCAGCCCTCTGCAGCTGCCCGGAGGCAACGTCACCATCACTTACAGCTATGCTGGGGCCAGAGCACCCATGGGCCAGGGCTTCCTGCTCTCCTACAGCCAAG ATTGGCTGATGTGCCTGCAGGAAGAGTTCCAGTGCCTCAACCACCGCTGTGTATCTGCTGTCCAGCGCTGTGATGGGATTGATGCCTGTGGCGATGGCTCTGATGAAGCAGGTTGCAGCTCAGACCCCTTCCCTGGCCTGACCCCAAGGCCCATCCCCTCCCTGCCTTGCAATCTCACCTTGGAGGACTTCTATGGGGTCTTCTCCTCCCCTGGATATGCACaccttgcctcagtctcccacccCCAGTCCTGCCATTGGCTGCTGGACCCCCATGATGGCCGGCGGCTGGCCGTGCGCTTCACAGCCCTGGACTTGGGCTTTGGAGATGCAGTGCATGTGTTTGATGGCCCTGGGCCCCCTGAGAGCTCCCGACTACTGCGTAGTCTCACCCACTTCAGCAATGGCAAGGCTGTCACTGTGGAGACACTATCTGGCCAGGCTGTTGTGTCCTACCACACAGTTGCTTGGAGCAATGGTCGTGGCTTCAATGCCACTTACCATGTGCGGGGCTACTGCTTGCCTTGGGATAGACCCTGTGGCTTAGGCTCTGGCCTGGGGGCTGGCGAAGGCCTAGGTGAGCGCTGCTACAGTGAGGCACAGCGCTGTGATGGCTCGTGGGACTGTGCTGACGGCACAGATGAGGAGGACTGCCCAGGCTGCCCACCTGGACACTTCCCCTGTGGGGCTGCTGGCACCTCTGGTGCCACAGCCTGCTACCTGCCTGCTGACCGCTGCAACTACCAGACTTTCTGTGCTGATGGAGCAGACGAGAGACGCTGTCGGCATTGCCAGCCTGGCAATTTCCGATGCCGGGATGAGAAGTGCGTGTATGAGACATGGGTGTGCGACGGGCAGCCTGACTGTGCGGACGGCAGTGATGAGTGGGACTGCTCCTATGTTCTGCCCCGCAAGGTCATTACCGCCGCAGTCATTGGCAGCCTAGTGTGCGGTCTGCTCCTGGTCATCGCCCTGGGCTGCACCTGCAAGCTCTATGCCATTCGCACCCAGGAGTACAG CATCTTTGCCCCCCTCTCCCGGATGGAGGCTGAGATTGTGCAGCAGCAGGCACCCCCTTCCTACGGGCAGCTCATTGCCCAGGGTGCCATCCCGCCTGTAGAAGACTTTCCTACAGAGAATCCTAATGAT AACTCAGTGCTGGGCAACCTGCGTTCTCTGCTACAGATCTTACGCCAGGATATGACTCCAGGAGGTGGCTCAGGTGCCCGCCGTCGTCAGCGGGGCCGCTTGATGCGCCGCCTGGTACGCCGTCTCCGCCGCTGGGGCTTGCTCCCTCGAACCAACACCCCAGCTCGGGCCTCTGAGGCCAGATCCCAGGTCACACATTCCGCTGCTCCCCTTGAGGCCCTAGATGGTGGCACAGGTCCAGCCTGTGAGGGCGGGGCAGTGGGTGGGCAAGATGGGGAGCAGGCACCCCCACTGCCCATCAAAGCTCCCCTCCCATCTGCTAGCACGTCTCTAGCCCCCACTACTGTCCCCGAAGCCCCAGGGCCACTGCCCTCACTGCCTCTAGAGCCATCGCTATTGTCTGGAGTGGTGCAGGCCCTGCGAGGCCGTCTCCTGCCCAGCCTGGGGCCCCCAGGACCAACCCGGAGCCCCGCTGGACCCCACACAGCAGTCCTGACCCCAGAAGATGAGGACGATGTGCTACTGGTGCCACTGGCTGAGCCGGGGGTGTGGGTAGCTGAGGCAGAGGATGAGCCACTGCTTACCTGA
- the LRP10 gene encoding low-density lipoprotein receptor-related protein 10 isoform X1, producing the protein MLLATLLLLLLLGGALAHPDRIIFPNLACEDPPAVLLEVQGTLQRPLVRDSRSSPANCTWLILGSKEQTVTIRFQKLHLACGSEHLTLRSPLQPPISLCEAPPSPLQLPGGNVTITYSYAGARAPMGQGFLLSYSQDWLMCLQEEFQCLNHRCVSAVQRCDGIDACGDGSDEAGCSSDPFPGLTPRPIPSLPCNLTLEDFYGVFSSPGYAHLASVSHPQSCHWLLDPHDGRRLAVRFTALDLGFGDAVHVFDGPGPPESSRLLRSLTHFSNGKAVTVETLSGQAVVSYHTVAWSNGRGFNATYHVRGYCLPWDRPCGLGSGLGAGEGLGERCYSEAQRCDGSWDCADGTDEEDCPGCPPGHFPCGAAGTSGATACYLPADRCNYQTFCADGADERRCRHCQPGNFRCRDEKCVYETWVCDGQPDCADGSDEWDCSYVLPRKVITAAVIGSLVCGLLLVIALGCTCKLYAIRTQEYSIFAPLSRMEAEIVQQQAPPSYGQLIAQGAIPPVEDFPTENPNDNSVLGNLRSLLQILRQDMTPGGGSGARRRQRGRLMRRLVRRLRRWGLLPRTNTPARASEARSQVTHSAAPLEALDGGTGPACEGGAVGGQDGEQAPPLPIKAPLPSASTSLAPTTVPEAPGPLPSLPLEPSLLSGVVQALRGRLLPSLGPPGPTRSPAGPHTAVLTPEDEDDVLLVPLAEPGVWVAEAEDEPLLT; encoded by the exons ACAGCCGCAGCTCCCCTGCCAACTGCACCTGGCTCATCCTGGGCAGCAAGGAACAGACTGTCACCATCAG GTTCCAGAAACTACACCTGGCCTGTGGCTCAGAGCACTTAACCCTACGCTCCCCTCTCCAGCCACCGATCTCCCTGTGTGAGGCACCTCCCAGCCCTCTGCAGCTGCCCGGAGGCAACGTCACCATCACTTACAGCTATGCTGGGGCCAGAGCACCCATGGGCCAGGGCTTCCTGCTCTCCTACAGCCAAG ATTGGCTGATGTGCCTGCAGGAAGAGTTCCAGTGCCTCAACCACCGCTGTGTATCTGCTGTCCAGCGCTGTGATGGGATTGATGCCTGTGGCGATGGCTCTGATGAAGCAGGTTGCAGCTCAGACCCCTTCCCTGGCCTGACCCCAAGGCCCATCCCCTCCCTGCCTTGCAATCTCACCTTGGAGGACTTCTATGGGGTCTTCTCCTCCCCTGGATATGCACaccttgcctcagtctcccacccCCAGTCCTGCCATTGGCTGCTGGACCCCCATGATGGCCGGCGGCTGGCCGTGCGCTTCACAGCCCTGGACTTGGGCTTTGGAGATGCAGTGCATGTGTTTGATGGCCCTGGGCCCCCTGAGAGCTCCCGACTACTGCGTAGTCTCACCCACTTCAGCAATGGCAAGGCTGTCACTGTGGAGACACTATCTGGCCAGGCTGTTGTGTCCTACCACACAGTTGCTTGGAGCAATGGTCGTGGCTTCAATGCCACTTACCATGTGCGGGGCTACTGCTTGCCTTGGGATAGACCCTGTGGCTTAGGCTCTGGCCTGGGGGCTGGCGAAGGCCTAGGTGAGCGCTGCTACAGTGAGGCACAGCGCTGTGATGGCTCGTGGGACTGTGCTGACGGCACAGATGAGGAGGACTGCCCAGGCTGCCCACCTGGACACTTCCCCTGTGGGGCTGCTGGCACCTCTGGTGCCACAGCCTGCTACCTGCCTGCTGACCGCTGCAACTACCAGACTTTCTGTGCTGATGGAGCAGACGAGAGACGCTGTCGGCATTGCCAGCCTGGCAATTTCCGATGCCGGGATGAGAAGTGCGTGTATGAGACATGGGTGTGCGACGGGCAGCCTGACTGTGCGGACGGCAGTGATGAGTGGGACTGCTCCTATGTTCTGCCCCGCAAGGTCATTACCGCCGCAGTCATTGGCAGCCTAGTGTGCGGTCTGCTCCTGGTCATCGCCCTGGGCTGCACCTGCAAGCTCTATGCCATTCGCACCCAGGAGTACAG CATCTTTGCCCCCCTCTCCCGGATGGAGGCTGAGATTGTGCAGCAGCAGGCACCCCCTTCCTACGGGCAGCTCATTGCCCAGGGTGCCATCCCGCCTGTAGAAGACTTTCCTACAGAGAATCCTAATGAT AACTCAGTGCTGGGCAACCTGCGTTCTCTGCTACAGATCTTACGCCAGGATATGACTCCAGGAGGTGGCTCAGGTGCCCGCCGTCGTCAGCGGGGCCGCTTGATGCGCCGCCTGGTACGCCGTCTCCGCCGCTGGGGCTTGCTCCCTCGAACCAACACCCCAGCTCGGGCCTCTGAGGCCAGATCCCAGGTCACACATTCCGCTGCTCCCCTTGAGGCCCTAGATGGTGGCACAGGTCCAGCCTGTGAGGGCGGGGCAGTGGGTGGGCAAGATGGGGAGCAGGCACCCCCACTGCCCATCAAAGCTCCCCTCCCATCTGCTAGCACGTCTCTAGCCCCCACTACTGTCCCCGAAGCCCCAGGGCCACTGCCCTCACTGCCTCTAGAGCCATCGCTATTGTCTGGAGTGGTGCAGGCCCTGCGAGGCCGTCTCCTGCCCAGCCTGGGGCCCCCAGGACCAACCCGGAGCCCCGCTGGACCCCACACAGCAGTCCTGACCCCAGAAGATGAGGACGATGTGCTACTGGTGCCACTGGCTGAGCCGGGGGTGTGGGTAGCTGAGGCAGAGGATGAGCCACTGCTTACCTGA
- the LRP10 gene encoding low-density lipoprotein receptor-related protein 10 isoform X3 — protein sequence MGQGFLLSYSQDWLMCLQEEFQCLNHRCVSAVQRCDGIDACGDGSDEAGCSSDPFPGLTPRPIPSLPCNLTLEDFYGVFSSPGYAHLASVSHPQSCHWLLDPHDGRRLAVRFTALDLGFGDAVHVFDGPGPPESSRLLRSLTHFSNGKAVTVETLSGQAVVSYHTVAWSNGRGFNATYHVRGYCLPWDRPCGLGSGLGAGEGLGERCYSEAQRCDGSWDCADGTDEEDCPGCPPGHFPCGAAGTSGATACYLPADRCNYQTFCADGADERRCRHCQPGNFRCRDEKCVYETWVCDGQPDCADGSDEWDCSYVLPRKVITAAVIGSLVCGLLLVIALGCTCKLYAIRTQEYSIFAPLSRMEAEIVQQQAPPSYGQLIAQGAIPPVEDFPTENPNDNSVLGNLRSLLQILRQDMTPGGGSGARRRQRGRLMRRLVRRLRRWGLLPRTNTPARASEARSQVTHSAAPLEALDGGTGPACEGGAVGGQDGEQAPPLPIKAPLPSASTSLAPTTVPEAPGPLPSLPLEPSLLSGVVQALRGRLLPSLGPPGPTRSPAGPHTAVLTPEDEDDVLLVPLAEPGVWVAEAEDEPLLT from the exons ATGGGCCAGGGCTTCCTGCTCTCCTACAGCCAAG ATTGGCTGATGTGCCTGCAGGAAGAGTTCCAGTGCCTCAACCACCGCTGTGTATCTGCTGTCCAGCGCTGTGATGGGATTGATGCCTGTGGCGATGGCTCTGATGAAGCAGGTTGCAGCTCAGACCCCTTCCCTGGCCTGACCCCAAGGCCCATCCCCTCCCTGCCTTGCAATCTCACCTTGGAGGACTTCTATGGGGTCTTCTCCTCCCCTGGATATGCACaccttgcctcagtctcccacccCCAGTCCTGCCATTGGCTGCTGGACCCCCATGATGGCCGGCGGCTGGCCGTGCGCTTCACAGCCCTGGACTTGGGCTTTGGAGATGCAGTGCATGTGTTTGATGGCCCTGGGCCCCCTGAGAGCTCCCGACTACTGCGTAGTCTCACCCACTTCAGCAATGGCAAGGCTGTCACTGTGGAGACACTATCTGGCCAGGCTGTTGTGTCCTACCACACAGTTGCTTGGAGCAATGGTCGTGGCTTCAATGCCACTTACCATGTGCGGGGCTACTGCTTGCCTTGGGATAGACCCTGTGGCTTAGGCTCTGGCCTGGGGGCTGGCGAAGGCCTAGGTGAGCGCTGCTACAGTGAGGCACAGCGCTGTGATGGCTCGTGGGACTGTGCTGACGGCACAGATGAGGAGGACTGCCCAGGCTGCCCACCTGGACACTTCCCCTGTGGGGCTGCTGGCACCTCTGGTGCCACAGCCTGCTACCTGCCTGCTGACCGCTGCAACTACCAGACTTTCTGTGCTGATGGAGCAGACGAGAGACGCTGTCGGCATTGCCAGCCTGGCAATTTCCGATGCCGGGATGAGAAGTGCGTGTATGAGACATGGGTGTGCGACGGGCAGCCTGACTGTGCGGACGGCAGTGATGAGTGGGACTGCTCCTATGTTCTGCCCCGCAAGGTCATTACCGCCGCAGTCATTGGCAGCCTAGTGTGCGGTCTGCTCCTGGTCATCGCCCTGGGCTGCACCTGCAAGCTCTATGCCATTCGCACCCAGGAGTACAG CATCTTTGCCCCCCTCTCCCGGATGGAGGCTGAGATTGTGCAGCAGCAGGCACCCCCTTCCTACGGGCAGCTCATTGCCCAGGGTGCCATCCCGCCTGTAGAAGACTTTCCTACAGAGAATCCTAATGAT AACTCAGTGCTGGGCAACCTGCGTTCTCTGCTACAGATCTTACGCCAGGATATGACTCCAGGAGGTGGCTCAGGTGCCCGCCGTCGTCAGCGGGGCCGCTTGATGCGCCGCCTGGTACGCCGTCTCCGCCGCTGGGGCTTGCTCCCTCGAACCAACACCCCAGCTCGGGCCTCTGAGGCCAGATCCCAGGTCACACATTCCGCTGCTCCCCTTGAGGCCCTAGATGGTGGCACAGGTCCAGCCTGTGAGGGCGGGGCAGTGGGTGGGCAAGATGGGGAGCAGGCACCCCCACTGCCCATCAAAGCTCCCCTCCCATCTGCTAGCACGTCTCTAGCCCCCACTACTGTCCCCGAAGCCCCAGGGCCACTGCCCTCACTGCCTCTAGAGCCATCGCTATTGTCTGGAGTGGTGCAGGCCCTGCGAGGCCGTCTCCTGCCCAGCCTGGGGCCCCCAGGACCAACCCGGAGCCCCGCTGGACCCCACACAGCAGTCCTGACCCCAGAAGATGAGGACGATGTGCTACTGGTGCCACTGGCTGAGCCGGGGGTGTGGGTAGCTGAGGCAGAGGATGAGCCACTGCTTACCTGA
- the REM2 gene encoding GTP-binding protein REM 2: MHTDPDTDMDTDTETTALCPSGSRRASPPGTPTPEADTTLLKKPEKLLAELDRSGLPSVPGAPRRRGSMPVPYKHQLRRAQAVDELDWPPQASSSGSSDSLGSGEAAPAQKDGIFKVMLVGESGVGKSTLAGTFGGLQGDSAHEPENPEDTYERRIMVDKEEVTLVVYDIWEQGDAGGWLRDHCLQTGDAFLIVFSVTDRRSFSKVPETLLRLRAGRPHHDLPVILVGNKSDLARSREVSLEEGRHLAGTLSCKHIETSAALHHNTRELFEGAVRQIRLRRGRSRAGGQRPEPGSPEGPAPPARRESLTKKAKRFLANLVPRNAKFFKQRSRSCHDLSVL; this comes from the exons ATGCACACGGACCCGGACACAGACATGGACACGGACACAGAAACCACAGCACTCTGCCCCTCTGGCAGCCGCCGGGCCTCCCCTCCAGGGACGCCCACGCCAG aagcaGATACCACACTACTAAAGAAGCCAGAGAAACTGTTGGCAGAGTTGGACCGCAGCGGGCTACCCTCTGTCCCTGGGGCCCCCAGACGAAGAGGCAGTATGCCTGTCCCCTACAAGCATCAGCTCCGGCGGGCCCAGGCTGTAGATGAACTTGACTGGCCACCTCAGGCCTCATCATCTGGCTCCTCTGACTCCTTGGGCTCAGGAGAGGCAGCCCCTGCTCAAAAGGATGGCATCTTCAAGGTCATGCTAGTGGGGGAGAGCGGCGTGGGCAAGAGCACCCTAGCAGGCACTTTTGGTGGTCTCCAGGGAGACAGTGCTCATGAACCAGAGAACCCAG AGGATACCTATGAAAGACGCATCATGGTGGATAAGGAGGAAGTGACTCTAGTCGTTTATGATATCTGGGAACAG GGGGATGCAGGAGGGTGGCTGCGGGACCACTGCCTTCAGACCGGGGACGCCTTTCTCATCGTCTTCTCAGTCACTGACCGACGGAGCTTCTCCAAAGTTCCAGAGACCCTACTTCGGCTCCGGGCTGGGAGGCCGCACCACGACCTACCCGTTATCCTTGTTGGAAACAAGAGCGACTTGGCCCGCTCCCGGGAGGTATCACTGGAGG AGGGCCGCCACCTGGCCGGGACGCTGAGCTGCAAGCACATCGAGACGTCGGCCGCACTGCACCACAACACGCGGGAGCTCTTCGAGGGCGCGGTGCGCCAGATCCGGCTGCGGCGGGGCCGAAGCCGCGCCGGGGGCCAGAGGCCCGAGCCGGGCAGCCCCGAGGGTCCTGCGCCGCCCGCACGCCGCGAGAGCCTCACCAAGAAGGCCAAGCGGTTCCTCGCCAACCTGGTGCCGCGCAACGCCAAGTTCTTCAAGCAGCGCTCCAGGTCGTGTCACGACCTCTCGGTGCTCTGA